The following coding sequences lie in one Flagellimonas eckloniae genomic window:
- a CDS encoding PfkB family carbohydrate kinase, with the protein MGKLLIVGSMAFDEIETPFGKTGKILGGAATFISLAANQFKVDSAVVSVVGEDFPQDYLDILTDRNIDITGVDIVKGGKTFYWKGKYHNDLNSRDTLVTELNTLGDFNPIVPENFKDADVVMLGNLHPSIQMGVINQMKERPKLIILDTMNFWMDNTWEELIDVIKHIDIITINDEEARQLTSEYSLVKAAAKIQQMGPKYVVIKKGEHGALLFHNEHVFFAPALPLEEVFDPTGAGDTFAGGFAGYLAQTKNLSFESIKNAIIHGSNLASFCVERFGTERMLELQKDEVDKRLLQFKELTQFNIELT; encoded by the coding sequence ATGGGCAAATTGCTTATTGTTGGGAGTATGGCTTTCGACGAAATTGAAACTCCTTTTGGCAAGACAGGTAAGATTTTGGGAGGTGCGGCCACATTTATAAGCTTGGCAGCAAATCAGTTTAAAGTAGATTCCGCTGTAGTTTCTGTTGTTGGGGAGGATTTTCCCCAAGATTATCTAGATATATTAACAGACCGAAACATAGATATCACCGGTGTTGATATAGTAAAAGGAGGTAAGACTTTTTATTGGAAGGGAAAATACCATAATGACCTAAACTCTAGGGACACCCTTGTTACCGAACTTAATACCTTGGGTGATTTTAATCCTATTGTTCCAGAAAACTTCAAAGATGCCGATGTGGTTATGCTCGGAAATTTACATCCAAGTATCCAAATGGGTGTAATTAACCAAATGAAAGAACGACCGAAACTCATCATTTTAGATACCATGAATTTTTGGATGGACAATACATGGGAAGAGTTAATCGACGTAATAAAGCATATTGACATAATTACAATTAATGATGAAGAAGCTCGCCAATTGACGAGTGAGTATTCATTGGTGAAAGCTGCTGCCAAAATACAGCAAATGGGGCCTAAATATGTAGTTATCAAAAAAGGTGAACATGGAGCCCTTTTATTTCATAATGAACATGTTTTCTTTGCTCCCGCACTTCCTTTAGAGGAAGTTTTTGATCCAACCGGGGCAGGAGATACATTTGCAGGTGGATTTGCAGGGTATTTGGCACAGACTAAAAATCTTTCTTTTGAAAGTATAAAGAACGCCATTATCCATGGTTCTAATCTAGCTTCATTTTGCGTGGAGCGTTTTGGAACAGAACGAATGTTGGAACTTCAAAAGGATGAGGTTGACAAACGTTTATTACAGTTTAAGGAATTGACACAATTCAATATTGAATTAACATAA
- a CDS encoding viroplasmin family protein, with product MGTKRKFYVVWKGKHPGIYESWDDCKAQIKGFKGAQYKSFQDFAEAKKAFNSNYLEYKGKSKGKKELSAEELLKIGEPNYNSISVDAASSGNPGKMEYQGVDTKTKKKLFKQGPFEEGTNNIGEFLALVHGLAFLKNNKSTRVLYSDSRIAMGWVRKKKCGTKLKKNSKNKTLFELIQRAEEWLNQNTYDTPIAKWETKAWGEIPADFGRK from the coding sequence ATGGGGACTAAGCGAAAGTTTTATGTTGTTTGGAAAGGTAAGCACCCCGGTATTTATGAATCGTGGGATGATTGTAAAGCACAAATAAAAGGTTTCAAGGGGGCACAGTATAAATCTTTTCAGGACTTTGCAGAAGCCAAAAAGGCTTTCAACAGTAATTATTTAGAGTATAAGGGGAAATCCAAAGGCAAAAAAGAACTGTCAGCAGAGGAATTATTGAAAATTGGGGAACCAAATTACAACTCTATTTCGGTAGATGCCGCTTCAAGTGGCAACCCTGGAAAAATGGAATACCAAGGGGTGGATACCAAAACCAAAAAAAAACTATTCAAACAAGGCCCTTTTGAAGAAGGAACTAATAATATAGGAGAGTTCTTAGCTCTTGTGCACGGGCTGGCTTTTCTTAAAAACAACAAGAGCACACGTGTTCTTTATTCCGATTCCAGAATTGCAATGGGTTGGGTACGAAAGAAAAAATGTGGTACCAAGTTGAAAAAAAATTCAAAAAACAAAACACTTTTTGAACTCATTCAACGTGCCGAGGAGTGGTTAAACCAAAATACATACGATACCCCAATTGCCAAATGGGAGACCAAGGCATGGGGAGAAATTCCTGCGGATTTTGGAAGAAAGTAG
- the purN gene encoding phosphoribosylglycinamide formyltransferase, which yields MKRIVILASGSGSNAENIISFFKDDSRVHVSAVLTNKKNAAVLERCERLKVPAFYFNRTAFSDSDGVIQLLTSLNPDLIVLAGFLWKIPTSLLNVFPNNIINIHPALLPKYGGKGMYGSKVHQSVKDNADSETGITIHYVNQNYDEGAIIFQAKTKVAPSDDANSIAEKVHQLEYEHFPKVIEKLLLKDGD from the coding sequence ATGAAACGAATCGTAATCCTAGCCTCGGGCAGTGGTTCTAATGCAGAAAATATCATTTCTTTTTTTAAAGATGATAGTCGGGTTCATGTTTCCGCAGTACTTACCAACAAAAAAAATGCTGCAGTATTGGAGCGTTGCGAAAGATTAAAAGTCCCTGCTTTTTATTTTAACCGAACTGCTTTTTCCGATTCTGATGGTGTAATCCAGCTGCTTACCTCCCTAAATCCCGATTTAATTGTTTTAGCAGGGTTTTTATGGAAAATCCCTACTTCTTTATTAAATGTTTTCCCGAATAACATTATTAACATACATCCTGCATTGCTTCCCAAATATGGTGGAAAGGGCATGTACGGTTCCAAAGTCCATCAATCCGTAAAAGACAATGCTGATTCTGAAACAGGCATTACCATTCACTACGTAAACCAAAATTATGATGAAGGTGCTATTATCTTTCAGGCCAAAACAAAGGTTGCACCATCTGATGATGCAAATTCCATAGCTGAAAAGGTGCATCAATTGGAATATGAACATTTTCCTAAGGTGATTGAAAAACTTCTTTTGAAAGATGGGGACTAA
- a CDS encoding acyl carrier protein, producing the protein MSDIASRVKAIIVDKLGVDENEVVAEASFTNDLGADSLDTVELIMEFEKEFDIQIPDDQAENIATVGQAISYIEEAK; encoded by the coding sequence ATGTCAGACATTGCATCAAGAGTAAAAGCTATCATCGTTGATAAACTAGGTGTAGATGAAAATGAAGTAGTAGCGGAAGCTAGCTTTACCAATGATTTAGGCGCGGATTCCTTGGATACTGTTGAACTTATCATGGAGTTTGAAAAAGAATTTGACATTCAAATTCCTGATGATCAGGCAGAAAACATTGCAACTGTTGGCCAGGCCATAAGCTATATAGAAGAAGCTAAGTAA
- the fabF gene encoding beta-ketoacyl-ACP synthase II produces MQLKRVVVTGMGALTPIGNNLEAYWEGLKNGKSGCAPITYFDTEKFKTKFACELKDYNPEDFFDRKFARKLDRFAQYALVSSDEAIAHSGINLDEINKLRVGVIWGAGIGGLETFQQEVLNFADGDGTPRFNPFFIPKMIADIAPANISIKHGFMGPNYTTVSACASSANAMFDALNSIRLGYCDVIVTGGSEAAVTIAGMGGFNAMHALSTRNESPETASRPFDGTRDGFVLGEGAGALILEEYEHAKARGAKIYAEVLGGGLSSDAHHMTAPHPEGIGVVEVMKNCLENAGLKPEDVDHINTHGTSTPLGDVAELKAISKVFGDHAKNININSTKSMTGHLLGAAGAIEAIASILAMENSIVPPTINHGTVDENIDASLNLTLNKAQEREVNIAMSNTFGFGGHNACVLFKKIE; encoded by the coding sequence ATGCAGTTAAAGCGAGTAGTAGTTACCGGAATGGGTGCGTTAACACCCATTGGGAACAATTTAGAGGCTTATTGGGAAGGACTAAAGAACGGTAAAAGTGGTTGTGCGCCCATAACCTATTTTGATACGGAAAAGTTCAAGACCAAATTTGCCTGTGAACTCAAAGACTATAACCCAGAAGACTTTTTTGATAGAAAGTTTGCGAGGAAGCTGGATAGGTTTGCTCAATATGCGTTGGTTTCTTCAGATGAAGCTATAGCGCATTCTGGAATTAACTTGGATGAGATAAATAAATTACGGGTAGGCGTTATTTGGGGAGCAGGAATTGGAGGGCTGGAAACTTTTCAGCAAGAAGTTTTAAACTTTGCTGATGGAGATGGAACACCAAGGTTTAATCCATTCTTTATTCCAAAAATGATTGCAGATATAGCACCAGCCAATATTTCCATAAAGCACGGATTCATGGGGCCAAATTACACAACGGTCTCTGCATGTGCATCTTCTGCAAACGCTATGTTCGATGCGCTAAACTCGATTCGTTTAGGATATTGTGATGTCATTGTTACAGGTGGAAGTGAAGCAGCGGTTACTATTGCTGGAATGGGCGGTTTTAATGCCATGCATGCATTATCTACCAGAAACGAAAGTCCGGAAACAGCTTCAAGACCTTTTGATGGAACCAGGGATGGGTTTGTTTTAGGAGAAGGCGCAGGGGCTTTGATTTTGGAAGAATATGAGCATGCCAAAGCTAGGGGTGCAAAAATATACGCTGAAGTTTTAGGTGGAGGATTGTCAAGCGATGCACACCACATGACCGCTCCACACCCAGAAGGTATTGGTGTTGTTGAAGTAATGAAGAATTGCTTGGAAAATGCAGGACTGAAACCAGAAGATGTTGACCATATAAATACTCATGGAACTTCCACACCTTTAGGAGATGTGGCCGAACTTAAAGCCATTTCCAAAGTTTTTGGAGATCACGCCAAGAATATCAATATCAATTCTACAAAATCCATGACCGGTCACTTATTGGGTGCTGCAGGAGCCATTGAAGCCATCGCTTCCATATTGGCAATGGAAAATAGTATTGTTCCACCTACCATAAACCATGGTACGGTAGATGAAAATATAGATGCATCGCTTAACTTGACCTTAAATAAGGCGCAAGAGCGAGAAGTGAATATAGCCATGAGTAACACCTTTGGTTTTGGAGGTCACAACGCATGTGTTTTGTTCAAAAAAATAGAGTAG
- the rnc gene encoding ribonuclease III → MKFSTKIFNSPPKMDGDFFLGIKRILGFKPKDIEIYKKAFLHRSVNKRDADGNPMNYERLEFLGDAMLGTIISKHLYSEVPEGDEGYLTKMRSKIVSRKHLNELGKDLDLLRFVESRIPKSHFGENIHGNVFEALVGAIYLDKGYPYCEKFINDRVIEPYVDIEQLEGRVISYKSLVIEWCQKQKKTFNYSVYEDTGKDELKHFAVKLTIADKMMAKARATSKKKAEEKASRRAYFALQSKIESQQL, encoded by the coding sequence ATGAAATTTTCTACCAAAATATTCAATTCCCCTCCTAAAATGGATGGGGATTTTTTTTTGGGAATAAAAAGAATTTTAGGCTTTAAGCCCAAAGACATAGAAATTTATAAAAAAGCCTTTTTGCACCGTTCCGTAAATAAAAGGGATGCGGATGGGAATCCTATGAATTATGAGCGCCTTGAATTCTTAGGGGATGCCATGTTGGGAACAATAATTTCAAAACACTTATACAGTGAGGTCCCAGAGGGAGATGAAGGATATTTGACCAAGATGCGCTCCAAGATTGTAAGCCGTAAACACTTAAATGAATTGGGAAAAGATTTGGACCTTCTTCGATTTGTGGAAAGTAGGATTCCCAAATCACATTTTGGGGAAAACATTCATGGAAATGTTTTTGAAGCCTTGGTGGGAGCAATTTATTTGGACAAAGGTTACCCCTATTGTGAGAAGTTTATCAATGATCGAGTCATAGAGCCCTATGTTGACATTGAACAATTGGAAGGGAGGGTCATCAGTTATAAAAGTTTGGTTATAGAATGGTGTCAAAAACAAAAAAAGACATTCAATTATAGTGTTTATGAGGACACCGGGAAAGATGAATTAAAGCATTTTGCAGTGAAGCTGACCATTGCTGATAAAATGATGGCAAAGGCAAGGGCTACCTCCAAAAAAAAGGCAGAAGAAAAAGCCTCCAGAAGAGCATACTTTGCATTACAGAGCAAAATTGAAAGCCAACAACTTTAA
- a CDS encoding IPExxxVDY family protein — MSTTHKISIDFYDDNFQLIAIHSSLEDYAITYAINFNCGLHLRRSGKDLEVNQNLSFSTFVWDDGISDTSWVLISNKCTVEIPIRSEGLFGNNTSLSTNHLIKERKEVDYFLKIDGEDETLIQNHVKFINSISGVITAYPVETRTLKSKRNLIF, encoded by the coding sequence ATGTCAACCACACACAAAATATCAATAGACTTTTATGACGATAATTTTCAGCTTATTGCAATACATAGCAGTTTGGAAGATTATGCCATTACCTATGCTATAAATTTTAATTGTGGTTTACATTTAAGACGAAGTGGGAAAGATTTGGAAGTGAACCAAAATCTATCATTTTCTACATTCGTGTGGGATGATGGTATAAGTGATACCTCATGGGTTCTCATTTCCAACAAATGTACCGTGGAAATACCAATACGTTCTGAGGGTCTATTCGGAAACAATACTTCTTTAAGCACAAATCATTTAATCAAAGAGCGAAAAGAAGTGGATTATTTTTTGAAGATTGATGGAGAAGATGAGACCCTTATTCAGAACCACGTAAAATTTATTAATTCCATTTCTGGTGTTATCACTGCTTATCCAGTGGAAACAAGAACCTTAAAATCAAAAAGAAACTTAATCTTTTAG
- the pyk gene encoding pyruvate kinase: MPTRKKTKIVATLGPATSKREVLKKMMEAGVDVFRINFSHASHDDVAQRIQMIRDLNEELGFNTSILGDLQGPKLRVGVMGGEAVVAPGDEITFATGEPFEGSAKRVYMNYQTFPQDVKPGERILLDDGKLIFEVKSTNGKDEVKATVIQGGPLKSKKGVNLPNTDISLPALTEKDIKDAIFAISQNVDWMALSFVRHSEDLIDLKNLINKHTEHKIPIIAKIEKPEAVENIDKIVAYCDGLMVARGDLGVEVPAHEVPLIQKKLVLRAKKARIPVIIATQMMETMITSLTPTRAEVNDVANSVMDGADAVMLSGETSVGNYPVEVIEKMSSILMSVEGSSLINVPQTPPHIRTKRYITKSVCYHAATMANEIQAKAISTLTNSGYTAFQISAWRPSAHILVFTSNKRILTQLNLLWGVKAFYYDRYVSTDETIEDVNQIACKKGFLDVGDMLISLAAMPIKDKGMVNTLRVTEIETCSF, from the coding sequence ATGCCAACTAGAAAGAAGACAAAAATTGTAGCAACTCTTGGTCCAGCCACCAGTAAAAGGGAAGTGCTAAAAAAAATGATGGAAGCGGGTGTGGATGTTTTTAGAATAAACTTTTCACATGCTTCTCATGATGATGTAGCTCAACGTATTCAAATGATACGGGATTTAAATGAAGAACTGGGATTTAACACCTCAATTCTTGGAGACCTTCAAGGTCCAAAACTTAGGGTAGGAGTTATGGGTGGTGAAGCAGTTGTAGCTCCTGGAGATGAGATTACTTTTGCTACCGGAGAACCTTTTGAAGGAAGTGCGAAGCGGGTTTACATGAATTACCAAACGTTTCCCCAAGATGTAAAACCTGGAGAACGTATTTTATTGGATGATGGAAAATTGATTTTCGAAGTAAAATCCACTAATGGAAAGGATGAGGTTAAAGCCACTGTCATACAAGGGGGTCCTTTAAAATCAAAAAAGGGAGTAAATCTTCCCAATACCGATATTTCATTGCCGGCCTTAACGGAGAAAGATATCAAAGACGCCATATTTGCCATTTCCCAAAATGTTGATTGGATGGCTCTTTCCTTTGTTCGTCATAGCGAAGATCTAATAGATTTGAAAAATCTTATCAACAAGCATACGGAACATAAGATTCCTATCATCGCTAAAATTGAAAAGCCGGAAGCTGTTGAAAATATTGATAAAATAGTGGCATATTGTGATGGATTAATGGTTGCAAGAGGCGATTTGGGGGTAGAAGTTCCAGCACATGAGGTTCCACTTATCCAGAAAAAATTGGTGCTGCGTGCCAAAAAGGCAAGGATTCCAGTGATTATAGCCACACAGATGATGGAAACCATGATTACAAGCCTAACCCCAACACGGGCAGAGGTTAACGATGTGGCAAACTCTGTAATGGATGGGGCAGATGCTGTAATGCTTTCAGGGGAAACTTCTGTAGGGAATTATCCCGTTGAAGTAATCGAGAAAATGTCGAGTATTTTAATGAGTGTGGAGGGATCTAGCTTAATAAATGTGCCACAAACACCTCCTCATATTCGAACAAAAAGATATATTACAAAATCTGTCTGCTATCATGCTGCTACAATGGCAAATGAAATTCAAGCAAAAGCTATTTCAACTTTAACGAATAGTGGATATACAGCGTTTCAAATATCAGCATGGAGACCTAGTGCCCATATACTTGTTTTTACATCCAACAAAAGAATTCTAACGCAGCTTAATTTGCTATGGGGCGTAAAGGCATTCTATTATGATAGATATGTGTCTACAGACGAAACCATTGAAGACGTGAACCAAATTGCATGTAAAAAAGGATTTTTGGATGTGGGGGATATGCTTATCAGTCTTGCAGCAATGCCCATAAAGGACAAGGGAATGGTGAATACTTTACGCGTTACTGAAATAGAAACCTGTAGTTTTTAA
- a CDS encoding PAS domain-containing protein yields the protein MEKTKFYDEAINNFYRDKALNSYPISSMDIFVQHFSRVCKNLEDIKNLSGLAQKEKWQTDFLFKNEIMDNEHTVVVTDSNLTIVYASQNMFKMNGYMPSEVVGKNPKMFQGKGTCKETTKQVSNAIKRHQPFEVVLLNYRKDGTRYNCWIKGTPIFDNKNRFVNFIAFEKEVA from the coding sequence ATGGAAAAGACGAAGTTTTATGATGAAGCGATAAATAATTTCTATCGCGATAAAGCATTGAATAGCTACCCGATAAGCTCAATGGATATTTTTGTACAACATTTTAGTAGGGTGTGTAAAAACTTAGAGGATATAAAAAATCTAAGTGGTCTGGCGCAAAAAGAAAAGTGGCAAACCGATTTCCTGTTCAAAAATGAAATCATGGATAACGAGCATACTGTTGTGGTCACAGACTCCAACCTTACTATTGTCTACGCTTCTCAAAATATGTTTAAAATGAATGGTTATATGCCGTCTGAAGTTGTGGGCAAAAATCCAAAAATGTTCCAAGGCAAGGGAACCTGTAAAGAAACCACAAAACAGGTTTCAAATGCCATTAAACGTCATCAGCCCTTTGAAGTTGTATTGTTGAATTATAGAAAAGATGGTACTCGATACAATTGTTGGATTAAGGGTACTCCCATATTTGACAACAAGAACAGATTTGTCAATTTTATAGCTTTTGAAAAAGAGGTAGCATAA
- a CDS encoding helix-turn-helix domain-containing protein → MRYEYKDPKLGAILGLTDDIKRDNDRFSITSNTIKFLWNRNDKPIEFVVDDMVLELMPNQIVTVTYLQNVSFTKTDLPISAILFNREFYCISDHDTEVSCNGILFFGTQDLPIISIPEDQLRKFNIWFEVFLEEFSTPDNIQGDMLQMLLKRLIIMSTRLAKEQLIVKELNNDQIDTIRKFNYLVDIHYKTKRKVSDYAEMLFKSPKTLSNLFSIYNQRSPQQIILERLTLEAKRLIHFTDKQNQEIAFDLGFNDPAHFSRFFKKMTKKTPSEYRENLLISA, encoded by the coding sequence ATGAGGTACGAATACAAAGACCCCAAATTGGGGGCAATTTTGGGTTTAACAGATGATATTAAAAGAGATAATGATCGTTTCTCTATAACTTCCAACACCATTAAATTTTTATGGAATAGGAATGATAAACCCATAGAATTTGTTGTAGATGATATGGTTTTAGAACTTATGCCGAATCAAATAGTAACGGTCACCTATTTGCAAAATGTTTCCTTTACTAAAACCGACTTGCCAATTTCGGCCATCCTTTTTAATAGAGAGTTCTATTGTATTTCTGATCACGATACTGAAGTTTCTTGCAATGGCATTCTCTTTTTTGGAACACAGGATTTACCGATAATTTCTATTCCAGAGGACCAATTACGAAAATTTAATATATGGTTTGAGGTTTTTTTGGAAGAGTTCTCTACGCCAGATAATATTCAAGGTGATATGCTTCAAATGCTTCTGAAAAGATTGATAATCATGAGTACCCGTTTGGCCAAGGAACAACTGATTGTTAAGGAATTGAACAATGATCAAATAGATACCATAAGAAAATTCAATTATTTGGTGGATATTCATTACAAGACGAAAAGAAAGGTGAGTGATTATGCTGAAATGCTTTTCAAATCACCCAAAACACTTTCTAACCTTTTTTCAATTTATAACCAAAGGTCTCCACAACAGATTATCTTGGAACGTTTGACCTTGGAAGCAAAAAGACTTATTCATTTTACAGATAAGCAAAATCAGGAAATCGCTTTTGATCTAGGATTTAATGATCCAGCACATTTTAGTCGTTTTTTTAAAAAAATGACCAAAAAAACACCTTCGGAATACCGAGAAAATCTACTTATTTCTGCTTAA
- a CDS encoding carboxymuconolactone decarboxylase family protein — protein sequence MSIFNVPKREEVSTANQAIFDSLEKAVGFVPNLFATYAHSENALGNYLNLSNAKTSLKTKEKEVVNLAVSEVNNCIYCLSAHTAISKMNGFTEDQILELRAGGASFDDKLDALARLAKNITENRGATDAAILDNFFAAGWTKENLIDVIVLVGDKTISNYINNTTEIPVDFPIAQPLETVEA from the coding sequence ATGAGCATATTTAATGTACCTAAAAGAGAAGAAGTAAGTACCGCAAATCAGGCAATTTTTGACAGTCTGGAAAAAGCAGTAGGCTTTGTTCCAAACCTTTTCGCCACCTATGCACATTCAGAAAATGCATTGGGGAATTATTTAAATCTTTCAAACGCCAAGACTTCATTAAAAACAAAAGAGAAAGAAGTAGTGAATTTGGCAGTAAGTGAAGTAAACAACTGTATTTATTGTTTATCTGCACATACCGCTATTAGCAAAATGAACGGGTTCACCGAAGATCAGATATTAGAATTGAGAGCTGGTGGTGCATCATTTGATGACAAATTGGATGCACTTGCACGTTTAGCTAAAAATATCACTGAAAATAGAGGTGCTACTGATGCCGCCATTTTGGATAATTTCTTTGCAGCTGGTTGGACTAAGGAAAATTTGATTGATGTAATAGTGTTGGTTGGTGATAAGACTATTTCCAATTATATAAATAATACAACTGAGATTCCAGTTGATTTTCCAATAGCGCAACCATTGGAAACAGTAGAAGCATAA
- a CDS encoding plastocyanin/azurin family copper-binding protein — translation MKKTIAILVLAVGTVFSVNAQDKMMKDVPVRTLSLEQTSGEFTQKQITVSEGTYVFDITNNGVGHEVGFVLVKKGKDISKPENHIQTAYVTQAVKTGTSQTSKPTKLEKGEYVYFCPLNPTSTDNTLIVK, via the coding sequence ATGAAAAAAACAATTGCAATTTTAGTATTAGCCGTTGGAACAGTGTTTTCTGTAAACGCACAGGATAAAATGATGAAGGATGTACCGGTCAGGACATTGTCTTTGGAGCAAACTTCTGGAGAGTTTACACAAAAACAAATTACCGTTTCTGAAGGAACGTATGTTTTTGACATTACGAACAATGGAGTAGGGCATGAAGTAGGTTTTGTGTTGGTTAAAAAAGGGAAAGACATTAGTAAGCCTGAAAACCATATCCAGACAGCTTATGTTACCCAAGCGGTAAAAACAGGAACTTCACAAACTTCAAAACCAACTAAATTGGAAAAAGGAGAATACGTGTATTTCTGCCCTTTAAACCCTACATCAACGGATAACACCCTGATTGTAAAATAA
- a CDS encoding TetR/AcrR family transcriptional regulator: protein MGEITTHNKIITSASNLFYTNGYNSTGINEIIYKSGIAKATLYSHFKSKEDICIAYLQKRHDSFLESLKSYVSKRKKGRNQLLAIFDLLRDMYREEDFQGCWALKTLGELSPKQKKLLALIQKHKKELLLYLGEVVGDNIINISKAETEKISGGIYLLYDSAITESHLFKNDWPIYMARSIAPLLFANSEVVQ, encoded by the coding sequence ATGGGGGAAATCACAACACACAATAAAATAATCACTTCAGCAAGTAACCTTTTTTATACCAACGGATATAATTCAACGGGAATCAATGAAATTATTTATAAATCTGGTATAGCAAAAGCTACGCTGTACAGCCATTTTAAATCCAAGGAAGACATTTGTATAGCTTATCTACAAAAGCGCCACGATAGTTTCTTGGAATCCTTAAAAAGTTATGTTTCCAAGAGGAAAAAAGGGAGAAATCAGTTGTTGGCCATCTTTGACCTTTTACGGGATATGTACCGTGAGGAAGATTTTCAGGGTTGTTGGGCTCTTAAAACTTTGGGTGAACTCTCGCCAAAACAGAAAAAACTATTGGCCCTTATCCAAAAGCATAAAAAAGAGCTATTGCTCTATTTGGGAGAAGTTGTAGGTGATAATATTATCAATATCTCCAAGGCTGAAACCGAAAAAATATCTGGCGGAATCTATCTTTTGTATGATAGTGCCATTACCGAAAGTCATTTGTTCAAAAATGATTGGCCCATCTATATGGCTAGAAGCATAGCACCATTACTTTTTGCCAATTCTGAAGTAGTACAATAA
- a CDS encoding COG2426 family protein → MLWSLSPFGESKLGIPYGIMRGLNSYVVLIACFLANLLVFPLMMFFLENINRYLIKWRFYKKSAIYVAKRAKIGSAGKIKKFGFFGLVLFVMIPLPGTGVYAGSIASYLLKIEKKKAFFANALGIFFSSIIIWALTVFSVEAV, encoded by the coding sequence ATGCTTTGGAGTTTATCCCCTTTTGGTGAATCTAAATTGGGAATACCTTATGGGATTATGAGAGGCTTAAATAGTTATGTAGTCCTTATTGCCTGTTTTCTCGCCAATCTTTTGGTTTTTCCTTTAATGATGTTCTTTCTTGAGAACATTAACCGTTATTTGATAAAATGGCGTTTCTATAAAAAATCGGCAATCTATGTTGCCAAAAGGGCAAAGATAGGATCGGCAGGAAAAATTAAAAAATTTGGTTTTTTTGGCTTAGTGCTATTCGTTATGATTCCCTTGCCAGGTACGGGGGTATATGCTGGTAGTATTGCATCGTATCTTCTTAAAATTGAAAAAAAGAAGGCATTTTTCGCCAACGCACTTGGAATCTTCTTCTCTTCTATTATTATTTGGGCATTGACCGTTTTTTCTGTAGAAGCAGTATAA